The Haloplanus sp. CK5-1 genome contains a region encoding:
- a CDS encoding LAGLIDADG family homing endonuclease, which yields MTSDDERYFEGIERRLDEAFERAERAKSRGDDPEPEVEIPVARDMADRVENILGIDGVAERVRDLEGEMSREEAALELVTDFVEGTVGDYDTKAGKVEGAVRTAVALLTEGVVAAPIEGIDRVELLENDDGSEFVNVYYAGPIRSAGGTAQALSVLVADYARSLLDIEAFEPRDDEIERYAEEVSLYDDETGLQYTPKDKETKFIAEHAPIMLDGEATGDEEVSGFRDLERIDTNAARGGMCLVLAEGIALKAPKIQRYTRNLEEVEWPWLQDLIDGTIGTDESGDDPGEEDTETETNAEGTEGDDDTGRVGPPRVDPSGKYLRDLIAGRPVFGHPSESGGFRLRYGRARNHGFATAGVHPATMHLVDDFLAAGTQIKTERPGKAAGVVPVDTIEGPTVRLANGEVRRIDDPDEARAVRNGVEEIIDLGEYLVNYGEFVENNHPLAPASYTVEWWIQEFEASGADVQALRDDPRVDLAEPTPSEALGWATEFDCPLHPAYTYLWHDVSVDEFEALAGAVASGEVVAGGGDGEEPHRPNDRAVGDGGVQSVPPGNDDPAADSLVIDDSVGRILERLLVEHVAGGGRIRIPEWRPLARSLGVTTALDREWSADDLPAVAREYDGGENAIRAVEAVAPFTVRERAPTRIGNRMGRPEKSESRDLSPAVHTLFPIGEAGGSQRDVGTAATARTDEGRGVVSVEVGRRVCDDCGGETYRTRCPDCGTHTEPVYECGSCGRIVDPDESGRVHCDRCDRDVTSAQRRALDVGERYREALEAVGEREAAFEILKGVKGLTSANKTPEPMEKGVLRAKHGVSAFKDGTVRYDMTDLPVTAVRPEELDVTAEDLRELGYETDIDGDPLRFDDQLVELKVQDVVLSDGAADHLLRTADFVDDLLTEFYDLPAFYEVEERSELVGELVFGMAPHTSAAVVGRVVGFTSASVGYAHPYFHAAKRRNCFHPETKVWYRDEDGAWNHERIGRLVEDRLDPETVETDDFGTLVQELDSDVHVPSIDADGGQVLKPVEAVSKHHAPDHLVEIETRSGREITVTPDHEVLRWSGGIERIEACKLEAGDELPPPLDAPPTEVEETAAAAADGGRANTDAVTRVRTVRSAVDHTYCLTVADTHTLYANDLPVAQCDGDEDCVMLLMDGLLNFSREYLPDQRGGSVAADSRLVAVSPEGDVRFMTVESFWEELGGEVVRDGKFRKKPCLSEGWQTYVFDDDHRASLAPIEKAIRYPADGDEMLLRVETQFGRSLDITADHSLFRYDDGIEEVAGEDLEEGDLVLAPRQLDVDPVETTVDVAEVVDDPYVFIDDHVEDLLRTVWESTDHGSDAHDEFMRGLSYRLAKRKIGYERFERILNAGGFEGAPGDVTMGRSGSETGIDREIDVDEEFAWLLGLFVAEGTLSSTYPAIHNSDERIVERARSRAESALGHDPSIRWSNRTYELRFPTVFEDVLHDLGFVDAESYDSSEKVIPESILRAPRETVLAFLRGFIAGDGSDSTDDNVTTVGFHTTSEDVKDGIVFLLLRLGLVANVSVKTERDGNRQDLYTVTVSGGAGDNPLHRVLDGDEPYHSKSLVVSVPDALMALHGMEIEGIKRTIPKYLKRRENVSLEKLREIVTDLDGRDLPETAQTRLDELRPLVDGDLSYLRVQRVEEVDYEGHLYDLQVGGEPIFTANWLYAHNSMDAPLVMSSRIDPTEIDDEAHNMDVVREYPREFYEATREMADPEDVDVEIAEASLGTDSEYHGFDHTHDTTDIALGPDLSAYKTLGSMMEKMDAQLELARKLRAVDETDVAERVIEYHFLPDLIGNLRAFSRQKTRCLDCGKTYRRAPLSGDCRECGGRVNLTVHEGSVNKYMDTAIEVAEEFGCRPYTKQRLEVLEKSLESVFQNDRNKPSRLDDFM from the coding sequence GTGACGTCCGACGACGAGCGGTACTTCGAGGGGATCGAACGCCGTCTCGACGAGGCGTTCGAGCGGGCCGAACGCGCAAAATCGCGGGGCGACGACCCCGAACCGGAGGTGGAGATTCCGGTCGCACGCGACATGGCCGACCGGGTCGAGAACATCCTCGGCATCGACGGCGTCGCCGAACGGGTCCGCGACCTCGAAGGGGAGATGTCCCGCGAGGAGGCGGCGCTCGAACTGGTCACGGACTTCGTCGAGGGGACGGTCGGCGACTACGACACGAAGGCGGGCAAGGTCGAGGGAGCAGTCCGGACGGCGGTCGCGCTCCTGACCGAGGGGGTCGTCGCCGCGCCGATCGAGGGAATCGACCGGGTCGAGCTGCTGGAGAACGACGACGGCAGCGAGTTCGTCAACGTATACTACGCCGGACCGATCCGCTCGGCGGGGGGAACCGCACAGGCGCTGTCGGTCCTCGTCGCCGACTACGCCCGGTCGCTGCTGGACATCGAGGCGTTCGAACCCCGCGACGACGAGATAGAGCGCTACGCCGAGGAGGTGAGCCTCTACGACGACGAGACGGGGCTCCAGTACACACCGAAGGACAAGGAGACGAAGTTCATCGCCGAACACGCGCCGATCATGCTGGACGGCGAGGCGACGGGCGACGAGGAGGTGTCCGGCTTTCGTGATCTGGAACGGATCGACACCAACGCCGCCCGCGGGGGGATGTGTCTCGTCCTCGCGGAGGGCATCGCGCTGAAAGCGCCGAAGATCCAGCGCTACACGCGCAACTTGGAGGAGGTGGAGTGGCCGTGGCTCCAGGACCTCATCGACGGGACGATCGGGACGGACGAGAGCGGAGACGACCCCGGCGAAGAGGACACGGAGACCGAAACTAACGCGGAAGGGACCGAGGGCGACGACGATACCGGGCGGGTGGGGCCGCCACGGGTCGATCCCTCCGGGAAGTACCTTCGCGATCTGATCGCCGGTCGGCCGGTGTTCGGCCACCCCTCCGAGTCGGGGGGCTTTCGCCTCCGGTACGGTCGCGCCCGGAACCACGGGTTCGCGACTGCGGGGGTCCACCCGGCGACGATGCACCTGGTCGACGACTTCCTCGCGGCCGGGACACAGATCAAGACCGAACGCCCGGGGAAGGCCGCAGGCGTCGTCCCCGTCGACACCATCGAGGGGCCGACCGTCCGCCTCGCGAACGGCGAGGTGCGGCGGATCGACGATCCCGACGAGGCACGGGCGGTCCGAAACGGCGTCGAGGAGATCATCGACCTCGGCGAGTACCTCGTCAACTACGGGGAGTTCGTCGAGAACAACCACCCGCTCGCGCCCGCCTCCTACACCGTCGAGTGGTGGATACAGGAGTTCGAGGCGAGCGGCGCGGACGTACAGGCGCTCCGGGACGACCCTCGGGTCGACCTCGCGGAGCCGACACCGTCGGAGGCGCTCGGGTGGGCGACGGAGTTCGACTGCCCGCTGCACCCGGCGTACACCTACCTCTGGCACGACGTGAGCGTCGACGAATTCGAGGCGCTGGCGGGGGCGGTCGCCTCTGGCGAGGTGGTCGCCGGCGGGGGCGACGGCGAGGAGCCACACCGTCCGAACGACCGTGCGGTCGGGGACGGCGGGGTACAGTCCGTCCCACCGGGGAACGACGATCCGGCGGCCGACAGCCTCGTCATCGACGACTCGGTCGGACGGATCCTCGAACGTCTGTTGGTCGAACACGTCGCCGGTGGCGGCCGGATCCGGATCCCGGAGTGGCGGCCACTCGCCCGGTCGCTCGGCGTGACGACGGCTCTCGACCGCGAGTGGTCGGCCGACGACTTGCCGGCGGTCGCCCGCGAGTACGACGGCGGCGAGAACGCGATCCGTGCGGTCGAGGCGGTCGCTCCCTTCACGGTCAGGGAGCGCGCACCGACCCGCATCGGCAACCGAATGGGTCGTCCGGAGAAGTCGGAGAGTCGCGACCTCTCGCCGGCCGTCCACACGCTCTTTCCGATCGGCGAGGCCGGCGGGAGTCAGCGCGACGTCGGGACGGCGGCGACCGCCCGAACCGACGAGGGTCGGGGCGTCGTTTCCGTCGAGGTGGGTCGGCGGGTGTGCGACGACTGCGGAGGAGAGACCTACCGGACGCGCTGTCCGGACTGTGGCACGCATACGGAACCGGTCTACGAGTGTGGCTCCTGTGGGCGGATCGTCGACCCCGACGAGTCGGGGCGGGTCCACTGCGACCGCTGTGACCGGGACGTGACGAGCGCACAGCGCCGGGCCCTCGACGTCGGGGAGCGATACCGCGAGGCCCTCGAGGCCGTCGGCGAGCGCGAGGCGGCGTTCGAGATACTGAAGGGTGTGAAGGGACTCACCTCCGCGAACAAGACGCCCGAACCGATGGAGAAGGGGGTCCTGCGCGCCAAACACGGCGTGAGCGCGTTCAAGGACGGCACCGTCCGCTACGACATGACGGACCTACCGGTGACTGCGGTCCGGCCCGAGGAACTCGACGTGACCGCCGAGGACCTCCGGGAACTCGGCTACGAGACGGATATCGACGGCGACCCGCTCCGGTTCGACGACCAACTGGTCGAACTGAAGGTGCAGGACGTCGTCCTCTCGGACGGCGCGGCCGACCACCTGCTCCGGACCGCGGACTTCGTCGACGACCTGCTGACCGAGTTCTACGACCTCCCGGCGTTCTACGAGGTCGAGGAGCGGTCGGAACTGGTGGGCGAACTCGTCTTCGGGATGGCGCCCCACACTTCGGCCGCGGTGGTGGGACGCGTGGTGGGATTCACGTCGGCGTCGGTGGGGTACGCGCACCCGTACTTTCACGCGGCGAAACGGCGGAACTGCTTCCATCCGGAGACGAAGGTGTGGTATCGGGACGAGGATGGTGCGTGGAACCACGAGCGGATCGGGCGGTTGGTCGAGGATAGGCTCGACCCGGAAACCGTGGAGACGGACGACTTCGGAACGCTCGTGCAGGAACTCGACAGCGACGTTCACGTACCAAGTATCGACGCCGACGGTGGGCAGGTGCTGAAGCCGGTCGAGGCGGTGTCGAAACATCACGCGCCGGATCACCTCGTCGAAATCGAGACCCGGAGTGGTCGAGAAATCACAGTTACGCCGGATCACGAGGTGCTGCGGTGGAGCGGCGGTATCGAGCGTATCGAAGCGTGCAAACTGGAAGCCGGTGACGAACTGCCGCCACCACTCGACGCACCACCGACCGAAGTCGAGGAAACTGCGGCGGCCGCGGCCGATGGTGGGAGAGCCAATACCGACGCAGTAACGCGGGTTCGGACCGTTCGGTCGGCGGTCGACCACACCTACTGTCTCACCGTCGCGGATACGCACACGCTCTATGCGAACGACCTGCCCGTAGCGCAGTGCGACGGTGACGAAGACTGCGTCATGCTCCTCATGGACGGCCTCCTCAACTTCAGTCGGGAGTACCTGCCGGACCAGCGAGGGGGGAGCGTCGCCGCCGATTCGCGGCTCGTCGCCGTCTCGCCCGAGGGCGACGTCCGGTTCATGACCGTCGAATCGTTCTGGGAGGAACTGGGCGGCGAGGTGGTCCGAGACGGGAAGTTCCGGAAGAAGCCGTGTCTCTCGGAGGGCTGGCAGACGTACGTCTTCGACGACGACCACCGAGCGTCGCTCGCACCCATCGAGAAGGCGATCCGGTATCCCGCCGACGGCGACGAGATGCTCCTCCGCGTCGAGACGCAGTTCGGTCGCTCGCTCGACATCACCGCTGATCACAGCCTGTTCCGGTACGACGACGGGATCGAAGAGGTTGCCGGCGAGGATCTGGAGGAGGGTGACCTCGTACTGGCACCGCGACAGCTCGACGTCGATCCGGTCGAAACGACGGTCGACGTCGCCGAGGTCGTCGACGATCCGTACGTCTTCATCGACGACCACGTCGAGGACCTACTCCGGACCGTCTGGGAGTCGACCGATCACGGGAGCGATGCGCACGACGAGTTCATGCGGGGGCTGTCGTACCGTCTCGCCAAGCGCAAGATCGGGTACGAACGGTTCGAACGTATCCTGAACGCGGGTGGATTCGAGGGCGCTCCGGGGGACGTCACGATGGGGCGGTCCGGCTCCGAGACGGGTATCGACCGCGAGATCGACGTCGACGAGGAGTTCGCCTGGCTCCTCGGCCTGTTCGTCGCGGAGGGGACGCTGTCGAGCACCTATCCGGCGATCCACAACAGCGACGAAAGGATCGTCGAGCGTGCGCGCTCACGTGCGGAGTCGGCACTCGGTCACGACCCCTCCATCAGGTGGTCGAACCGAACGTACGAACTCCGATTCCCGACGGTCTTCGAGGACGTACTCCACGACCTCGGGTTCGTCGACGCCGAGTCGTACGACTCCAGCGAGAAGGTGATCCCCGAGTCCATCCTCCGGGCACCGCGTGAAACCGTCCTCGCGTTCCTGCGGGGATTCATCGCGGGCGACGGGAGCGACTCGACCGACGACAACGTCACCACGGTCGGGTTCCACACGACCAGCGAGGACGTCAAGGACGGCATCGTGTTCCTGCTCCTCCGACTCGGGCTGGTAGCCAACGTCTCGGTCAAGACGGAGCGCGACGGAAACAGGCAAGACCTCTACACCGTGACGGTGTCCGGTGGAGCGGGCGACAACCCGCTGCACAGAGTTCTGGACGGTGACGAGCCCTATCACTCGAAGAGCCTCGTCGTGTCGGTTCCGGACGCCCTGATGGCGCTCCACGGGATGGAGATCGAGGGAATCAAGCGGACGATTCCGAAGTACCTCAAGCGCCGCGAGAACGTGTCCTTGGAGAAGCTTCGAGAGATCGTCACGGACCTGGACGGCCGAGACCTGCCGGAGACCGCACAGACTCGACTCGACGAACTCCGCCCGCTCGTCGACGGCGACCTCTCGTACCTCCGGGTACAACGCGTCGAGGAGGTCGACTACGAGGGCCACCTCTACGACCTGCAGGTCGGCGGCGAGCCGATCTTCACCGCGAACTGGCTGTACGCACACAACTCGATGGACGCCCCCCTCGTCATGTCCTCGCGGATCGACCCCACCGAGATCGACGACGAGGCCCACAACATGGACGTGGTGCGGGAGTACCCCCGGGAGTTCTACGAGGCGACCCGCGAGATGGCCGACCCCGAAGACGTCGACGTCGAGATCGCGGAGGCGTCGCTGGGGACCGACTCGGAGTACCACGGCTTCGACCACACCCACGACACGACCGACATCGCGCTGGGGCCGGACCTCTCGGCGTACAAGACGCTGGGGTCGATGATGGAGAAGATGGACGCCCAGTTGGAGTTGGCGCGGAAACTGCGGGCCGTCGACGAGACGGACGTGGCCGAACGGGTCATCGAGTACCACTTCCTCCCCGACCTGATCGGCAATCTCAGGGCCTTCTCCCGCCAGAAGACGCGGTGTCTGGACTGTGGCAAAACGTACCGCCGCGCCCCGCTCTCGGGCGACTGCCGGGAGTGTGGCGGGCGGGTGAACCTCACGGTCCACGAGGGGTCGGTGAACAAGTACATGGACACCGCCATCGAGGTGGCCGAGGAGTTCGGCTGTCGCCCCTACACCAAGCAACGGCTGGAGGTGTTGGAGAAGAGTCTGGAGAGCGTCTTCCAGAACGACCGGAACAAGCCGTCGCGACTGGACGACTTCATGTAG
- a CDS encoding PPC domain-containing DNA-binding protein: MDARELAVSAEYLVAVEDGDDWREAVEEAAAAEGVASAWFTGTGTVRDADVWYYDPSTEEHRSVRFDEPLTVAACVGDVSRPDGDPFARTHAVLSRPSGQAVGGYLNAATVVEGRVYLRAFEDETPFAGTTETFSPGS; encoded by the coding sequence ATGGACGCTCGTGAACTCGCCGTGAGTGCGGAGTATCTCGTCGCCGTCGAGGACGGCGACGACTGGCGCGAGGCGGTCGAGGAGGCCGCCGCCGCGGAGGGAGTCGCGTCGGCGTGGTTCACCGGAACGGGGACCGTTCGGGACGCCGACGTCTGGTACTACGATCCCTCGACAGAGGAGCACCGATCGGTCCGGTTCGACGAACCGCTGACGGTCGCCGCCTGCGTCGGCGACGTCTCCCGGCCGGACGGCGACCCGTTCGCGCGGACACACGCCGTCCTCTCGCGACCGAGCGGGCAGGCGGTCGGCGGGTATCTCAACGCGGCGACGGTCGTCGAGGGGCGAGTCTACCTCCGTGCCTTCGAGGACGAGACGCCGTTCGCGGGGACGACCGAGACGTTCTCACCCGGATCGTGA
- a CDS encoding NifU family protein — protein MSTDAQDADDDPEDELRERVTNFLRRNFPQIQMHGGSAAIQHIDMESGEVSIQLGGACSGCGISPMTIQAIKSRMVKEIPEITKVHADTGMEGMGGEGGDGGMEPSFPGETSDDGADGRDEGPQAPF, from the coding sequence ATGAGTACCGACGCTCAGGACGCCGACGACGACCCCGAGGACGAACTCCGCGAGCGCGTGACGAACTTCCTGCGCCGCAACTTCCCGCAGATCCAGATGCACGGCGGGAGCGCGGCGATCCAGCACATCGACATGGAGAGCGGCGAGGTGAGCATACAGCTCGGCGGCGCGTGTTCGGGGTGTGGCATCTCCCCGATGACGATCCAGGCGATCAAGAGCCGGATGGTCAAAGAGATCCCCGAGATCACGAAGGTCCACGCCGACACCGGCATGGAGGGGATGGGCGGCGAGGGGGGCGACGGCGGCATGGAGCCCTCGTTCCCCGGCGAGACGAGCGACGACGGGGCCGACGGCCGCGACGAGGGCCCGCAAGCCCCGTTCTGA
- a CDS encoding DUF5783 family protein: protein MADFDPEKFEDKYANYFTELQRAYKNAFETMNERFDSELVHAIDQQVLNESEPFYEDGAFRVELPDDPVDRVTAIVVEDEKVEATLERYVEEIEAELRGVFGLDEGDEPKA from the coding sequence ATGGCCGACTTCGACCCCGAGAAGTTCGAGGACAAGTACGCCAACTACTTCACCGAACTCCAGCGGGCCTACAAGAACGCCTTCGAGACGATGAACGAGCGGTTCGACTCGGAGCTCGTCCACGCCATCGACCAGCAGGTGCTCAACGAGTCGGAACCGTTCTACGAGGACGGCGCGTTCCGGGTCGAACTCCCCGACGACCCGGTGGATCGGGTGACGGCCATCGTCGTCGAGGACGAGAAGGTCGAGGCGACGCTGGAGCGGTACGTCGAGGAGATCGAGGCCGAACTGCGGGGCGTGTTCGGCCTCGACGAGGGGGACGAACCAAAGGCCTAA
- a CDS encoding pyridoxal-phosphate dependent enzyme — protein MSPTDQSERNVVGSVEELIGETPLLRLDGVAENLLGKVEAANPYSVKDRIARAMTDAAEAAGELPPGGTVVEATSGNTGIGLAMVSAARGYDCVLAMPESMSEERRTMLAGLGADLELTPAEEGMGGANRRAADLAAADDAVVAGVGTGGTITGVAEHFGEREGAVTTVAVEPESSPTLSATSSDGHDVQGIGPGFVPDVLRTELVDEVRSVTADDARTAARRLGREAGLLIGISSGAALSAAAGYARRHPVETTVVVLPDAGERYLSTDLFDA, from the coding sequence ATGAGCCCGACGGACCAGTCGGAACGGAACGTCGTCGGTTCGGTCGAGGAACTGATCGGCGAGACGCCGTTGCTTCGACTCGACGGCGTCGCCGAGAACCTCCTCGGGAAGGTGGAGGCGGCGAACCCCTACTCGGTCAAGGACCGGATCGCGCGGGCGATGACCGACGCCGCGGAGGCGGCCGGCGAACTCCCGCCCGGCGGGACGGTCGTCGAGGCCACGAGCGGGAACACGGGGATCGGACTGGCGATGGTGTCGGCCGCTCGGGGGTACGACTGCGTCCTGGCGATGCCGGAGTCGATGTCCGAGGAGCGTCGGACGATGCTCGCCGGACTCGGAGCCGACCTCGAACTGACGCCGGCCGAGGAGGGGATGGGCGGCGCGAACCGTCGGGCCGCGGACCTAGCGGCGGCCGACGACGCCGTCGTCGCGGGCGTCGGCACCGGCGGGACGATCACCGGTGTCGCCGAGCACTTCGGAGAGCGGGAGGGGGCGGTGACGACCGTCGCCGTCGAACCCGAGTCCTCGCCGACGCTCTCGGCGACGTCCTCGGACGGTCACGACGTTCAGGGGATCGGCCCGGGGTTCGTCCCCGACGTGTTGCGGACGGAGTTGGTCGACGAGGTGCGGTCGGTGACGGCCGACGACGCGCGGACGGCGGCCCGCCGCCTCGGTCGCGAGGCGGGGTTGCTGATCGGCATCTCCTCGGGGGCGGCGCTGTCGGCCGCGGCGGGCTACGCGAGGAGACATCCCGTGGAGACGACGGTGGTGGTCCTCCCGGACGCCGGCGAGCGGTACCTCTCGACGGACCTGTTCGACGCCTAA
- a CDS encoding DHH family phosphoesterase, with protein sequence MGPVPELDARAEACADRLRRADSVLLSSHIDADGLTSAAIAATALERAGIPFDAVFEKQLDEAAIREVAATDHETAFFTDFGSGQLDIIVEYDDAFTPVIADHHQPADAETEYHCNPLLEGLNGASELSGAGATYAVARALEPDGVDNRDLAGLAVVGAVGDMQGGSDGLTGANEGIVTEGIEAGVLAEGTDLAMYGRQTRPLPKLLQYASDVRIPGITGDESGTVSFLAELDADLREDGEKRRSSNNRTQSGDGEWKRWVDLADDDRRTVASALLKRAVASGVPAEGVNDLIGTTYTLTREEVGTELRDVSEFSTLLNATARYDRADVGLAVCLGDRGDALDRARTLLRNHRKNLSEGLDLVKSEGVTVEDNLQWFDAGTKVRETIVGIVAGMALGTDGVRADRPIVAFASAGEEPRSSEHDEDEAVKVSSRAPHTLVRQGLDLSAVMREAARSVGGDGGGHDVAAGATIPAGTRTAFVEAADDAVADQL encoded by the coding sequence ATGGGACCCGTCCCCGAACTCGACGCGCGGGCCGAGGCGTGTGCCGACCGCCTCCGCCGAGCCGACTCCGTGCTGCTTTCCTCGCACATCGACGCCGACGGGTTGACGAGCGCAGCCATCGCGGCGACGGCGCTCGAACGCGCCGGGATTCCGTTCGACGCGGTCTTCGAGAAACAACTCGACGAGGCGGCCATCCGGGAGGTCGCGGCGACCGACCACGAGACGGCCTTCTTCACCGACTTCGGGAGCGGGCAACTCGACATCATCGTCGAGTACGACGACGCGTTCACCCCGGTGATCGCCGACCACCACCAGCCGGCGGACGCGGAGACGGAGTACCACTGCAACCCCCTGCTGGAGGGGCTAAACGGCGCGAGCGAACTCTCCGGGGCGGGCGCGACCTACGCCGTCGCCCGCGCACTCGAACCCGACGGCGTCGACAACCGCGACCTCGCCGGGCTTGCGGTCGTCGGTGCCGTCGGCGACATGCAGGGCGGGAGCGACGGCCTCACCGGAGCCAACGAGGGGATCGTCACGGAGGGGATCGAGGCCGGCGTCCTCGCCGAAGGGACGGACCTGGCGATGTACGGCCGGCAGACCCGACCGTTGCCGAAACTGCTGCAGTACGCGAGCGACGTGCGGATCCCGGGGATCACCGGCGACGAGAGCGGCACGGTGTCGTTTCTGGCGGAGCTAGACGCCGACCTCCGCGAGGATGGCGAGAAACGCCGTTCCTCGAACAACCGGACGCAGTCCGGTGATGGCGAGTGGAAACGCTGGGTCGACCTCGCGGACGACGACCGGCGGACGGTCGCGAGCGCCCTCCTCAAGCGAGCGGTCGCGAGCGGCGTCCCCGCCGAGGGGGTGAACGACCTGATCGGGACGACCTACACCCTCACCCGGGAGGAGGTGGGGACGGAACTCAGGGACGTAAGCGAGTTCTCGACGCTGCTGAACGCGACGGCGCGCTACGACCGCGCCGACGTTGGGCTGGCGGTGTGTCTGGGCGACCGGGGCGACGCCCTCGACCGCGCGCGGACGCTCCTCCGGAACCACCGCAAGAACCTCTCGGAGGGGTTAGACCTCGTGAAATCGGAGGGCGTGACCGTCGAGGACAACCTCCAGTGGTTCGACGCCGGGACGAAGGTGCGGGAGACCATCGTCGGCATCGTCGCCGGGATGGCGCTCGGAACCGACGGCGTGCGGGCCGACAGACCCATCGTCGCGTTCGCGTCGGCGGGCGAGGAGCCACGCTCCTCGGAACACGACGAGGACGAGGCGGTGAAGGTGTCCTCGCGTGCCCCTCACACCCTCGTCCGGCAGGGACTGGACCTCTCGGCGGTGATGCGGGAGGCCGCACGGTCGGTCGGCGGCGACGGCGGGGGCCACGACGTCGCCGCGGGAGCGACCATCCCGGCGGGGACACGGACGGCGTTCGTCGAGGCCGCGGACGACGCCGTCGCCGACCAGTTGTAG
- a CDS encoding uroporphyrinogen-III synthase, with product MSEREREREDRPHVAVFRPDDERLATARSLLEELGADPVADPMLAVEPTGDRPVDADYVVFTSKTGAELVADDWEPGTATVVAIGPKTADALEAAGYAVDLVPEEFSSTGLVEALADRAAGATVEVARSDHGSPVLLDGLRDAGATVDETVLYRLVRPAGSGHSTEAAAAGDLDAACFTSSLTVEHFLEAAAKRGVRDAAVRGLNAAVVGVIGDPTRETAASHGIDVDVVATEATFETLARETVAALDADR from the coding sequence GTGAGCGAGCGCGAGCGTGAGCGTGAGGATCGGCCGCACGTGGCCGTCTTCCGCCCCGACGACGAGCGACTGGCGACCGCCCGCTCCCTCCTCGAAGAACTCGGGGCCGACCCTGTCGCCGACCCGATGCTCGCGGTCGAACCGACCGGCGACCGGCCCGTGGACGCCGATTACGTCGTGTTCACGAGCAAGACCGGCGCGGAACTCGTCGCCGACGACTGGGAGCCGGGGACGGCGACGGTCGTCGCCATCGGGCCGAAGACCGCCGACGCGCTCGAAGCGGCGGGCTACGCGGTGGATCTGGTGCCCGAGGAGTTCTCGTCGACCGGGCTGGTCGAGGCGCTCGCCGACCGTGCGGCTGGCGCGACCGTCGAAGTGGCCCGCAGCGACCACGGCAGTCCGGTCCTGCTCGACGGCCTCCGGGACGCTGGCGCGACCGTCGACGAGACGGTTCTCTACCGGCTGGTCCGCCCGGCCGGATCGGGCCACTCGACCGAGGCCGCCGCCGCGGGCGACCTCGACGCCGCCTGCTTCACCTCGTCGCTGACGGTCGAGCACTTCCTCGAGGCCGCGGCCAAGCGAGGAGTCCGGGACGCCGCCGTCCGAGGGCTGAACGCGGCGGTCGTCGGCGTCATCGGCGACCCGACCCGCGAGACGGCCGCGTCCCACGGGATCGACGTCGACGTAGTGGCCACGGAGGCGACGTTCGAGACGCTGGCCCGCGAGACGGTCGCGGCGCTCGACGCCGACCGATGA